Genomic DNA from Xiphophorus hellerii strain 12219 chromosome 16, Xiphophorus_hellerii-4.1, whole genome shotgun sequence:
TGTTAATCAAATGAGGCAGTTTGTGACTAAATCTGATTCTATATCAgctttaaaagataaataagaagccaaaaaaaaaaaaaaacgttaagaAAAAAGCAGCAGGTGAAGCAGCAACCATACCTGGGGGTGACGGAGGAAAGGGAGAGGAAAGGTGACGGAGGTTCACTGAGGGGGGGGGCACTACACACGGGAACTGGGGGAATAGCATCTTCATCCATTGGACAAACTACTTGGGAGAGCAAGTCAGAGGGGAAAGTCAACATCCCATTTGCTCTCTTTCACTCAGCGTCTTTCTCCTTTTCCTGCAGGTCTCTGCAAATCATGTGGGACGGAAACAAAGCaaacggaaaaaaaaacatgcagggcatcacatctgaacaaaaaaaataatacaaatagtCCAAGACGGCAGAGTTGATCCTTACTTTTCTAAAAGCAGGGACGGCAAGtttattctgaaattaaaacagaagaatatactttatataaactgtaaaatttcatgtacaactttaaaaaaaaagtaaattaagaaaattaataattaaaagagAATCTAGTTTAATACATTGTCacttttgtaaatgttttggttgCTGTACAGCTCCAGAGATTTTCTCTTAATGTCAGAAAGTTGTTATGATGCGGTACCGTGGCAACAGGgtattgtttttcaaatttaaaaatactttattgatcctaaagagaaattaaatgttattgtaaGTCATAATTTAAACTTCtttaaagagttattgtagcTAGTGATGGGTGTGAGTATGAATGCTCTCCTGTAGAGGTCTGTATAacagtgaatttgaagaagcctctgactgaagacactgtttttCTAAGGGTTGTCCatcattttcttgattttatgtaaaatccttACATAATTAGGATAATTAGAATCTCAAAAGCTTTAAATAACTTCCTAACTACGACTCTGATAGGCAGGCTAACCGTTGTGATGCAACTGCAATTAGCAATAAAAGACTACAACAATGGATTTCTCTCAATTTCATGCCTTTAATATCTAAAGGAACATGTTCACAAAGACCGAACAGTGATTTGAACAACATCTGAGATTTGAAGAGATAGAAACCATCATAAGCATTAATAATTTATACCTGCAATGgcagacatgtttttgttttgaactgcAGATTTCTGAGCGCGTtcgacaacaacaaaaactttgaaaatctgAGAATCTACTATAAAAGTGTCACTCTTCTGTCTCGTTGAAAGCAGCCCtcggaaaaaaaaataattaatacataaataaaaatagcatcttcagtcagaggacTCTTCAAATTTGTTGTGATatagactgctacaggagaccttacctgcccacagccatcaacatctacaataactctttaaaTGTTGTTACAACATCTAACTTACATTTGAGTTCAATAAAACGCAAGTacacattaaatatgaaataaaaccgaccaaattaaattaacataGTGGGAATTTAAAATTAGCCAACAAGTgccctcatttcttaaacataCTGTATCTTAATTGCTCAAATGAtactaaaattacatttaaagacttaaaaaaaaaactttaataaacttttcttaagcttatctttatttttagtgtttaaaatgaaagcagtttATTCCaactctttgtgttttattgtttttaagtgaCCTAAGCTACACCGGGTAAGAGGGGGAAAGTTTTCAGCATCTAGCAACGGCATGGCGGTTCTAAGCATCTCAATTATACTTTAATAAAACTGCGTGAATAGCACAAACAGCTTGGTATCGCAACATTTTAAGTAAAACCGAACCAGCGGTCTGATCAAAATTGAACCTCGTCTAATAGCTGGAAGGAATGTTCttcatttcaaacttttattagCAAGCCAAAATAACTCTGTACAACTACGAACACCTTAGATACAGTAAAATTGCAAAATCTAAAGGATTTTAACTAGATAAAGGTAGAGCGTTATTGCAACTCCATATATACTCTACAGTTTTGCTACTTCCTATGTTTATCAATTGCAGTACCAGGTAATAGTCGTAGCCGGGAACTGTCATTTTTCAAAGCTTTCTATGACGTCTGTAAAATGAGCGGAAATAGTACCACATTACGGTTCACTCGGttacagtaaataaaactaaataacgTTAGCTGAACTCACCTAAAGCCTTCAACTTGACCGTGGGTCTGTATTCGTAACCCGCCGTAAACAAGACATgccggacggacggacggacggactgcAGCGGCGCCCTGCAGCGAATCGCTAATATATCCGTTTCTTTACAAATCTAACTACCAGACAAGACCAACCGACCAATCAGAACGTGAGTCTGATTCCGCCCGAAACGCCTTATTgaaatctgaccaatcacagcgtGAATTTCAGGGTCGTTGGTTCAGGGCAACCAATGAGGAGCACGACTGGAAAAACATGAAAGCTGCTCTTTCTTCATGTCCTCGAATgaactaatattttaaaattataatatacTGCAAACAATTTATCAGAGAACTAATACATTTAatcacaaaattaatttaaaaataaatatataatttcaaaataagttCAAAAGACTATTTTCATTCACTTcaattcaaaaaatactttatttaaattaaaagctgTAGTAACTTCTACCATCCGTATCTTCAGAGTTCTTGGTGATGCTGTAGGGAGGAAGATTCTCCAGAAGCAGTCAGTCTCACAACCAAtttgaagaggcctctgactgaaggctGATGCTGTATGCCTCATGACTGGCATAACATACAGAAAAATACATacgaacaataaaaacaatgttttagtAATGAAATTTCAACTGCAGGACTTTACAATTGTTTTTAATGCACAATAAATGGAGGGGGAGAGGGAAGATGCTCATTCTTTTAGTGTTGAGTCAATGACGTCACAAAAGGCAAAACAGTCTAGTAAACCAAGAAAGTTTCAACAAAATTCAGGTTTCACTTGTCTGCCTTCTTTGTGAATGTAAGTTTATTTTGAGGTGCCAATATGGTTTTCATTGTGCCTATTAATGTATATTAAACTATATTTTGTATTTCACctactaaaatatttggttataagcttttcttactttatgcatttattttaacgGTGGCACACTGTCTTCTCACATACacctcaaatgttttgttgtacgGCTTACGCATAAATACATGTAAAGGtggaatttgatttaaaaagtgaaataatggGAGCAGACCATTTGATTTCCAGTGAACTGTGATCAGTTACCTTGTGTAATGTTACAAGAAAAATGCAAGAATTTGTTTGTGGATGGGTAGATTTGATTTTGACTTAATGTTTTACAACAGAAAATCATAGTAGAAAACTGTCTAAGGCAATTTTTATAGCTGACTAAATCTAATTTAAGTTGTATCTTACAGTCTAATAACTAGCTTTAGTTTTTTAGGATGTTACTCTACAGTAAAGTatcctgaaaaatattttcttcaatacAATCATGAGAacaatttggtttaaattgctgTTGAAGATATTCTGccatttggattttttattttgaaaatgtacatatttacCACCCATAACATGACCTCTATCCAGACCAGgacaaaagtttatttaaaaacaacttgcaGAAAGCAAAAGGCAGAGTTAAAATATTCCATTTAcaccaaaaactcagaaaaaaagcCTGTAAAACAGGAAACGCTGACACAGAACATTGGTTGTGATTCATCTGATGCACATGATTCATGTGTAGAGGTCAAAATCAATCCTTTTCGAGTTGTAGAACTGAGATCCCCCCTGATCCACCCTCCTGCAGTAGACGCCGCTGCTGAAATAGCCTTCATCCACCCAACCCTGCAGAAACAGAGTGTAAGAAGATTAAAGCCCACAAGGTCAGACTGGGGTTAAATGGAGGACGAGTTAACAACTTTATTATCTAGTAAACATAATGGGATTTAGTAATAGCTCTGCAAAAagtagagaaacaaaaacaccttttaAGTCCTTAGTAATGCTGCACTTCTGCTTATGACCACAGAGATGAAGACTGTTTACACTTAAAAATGCAATCTGCTTAGATTACAGCAATTTCTACcatttaaaattgaattaatCACAATATTTTACTTCTAGGGTTTAAATTCAAAGGCATCAATATATGACTAAAACGATTGATCAtaataattgtgattaatcgattactggaacaattgtcaactaatttacttattgattaatcattaaatgAAGTTTACTGACTCAACAAAAACCCATTTGCTGAAAGTACAACACAGTCAGAACATTAATTAAACCAAAcctgtataaatatatatacattttgcatttgttttcttctattAACCATCTTTTGCTATCAATTTgcagtttgatatttttttagttgcagATGAATCATTTGCTACAAAAGATCAAGTGTgaactaaaggaatgctatattattacatattaagcaattaaatatttattttcttatttgaaaaaagaattaaattgtttatttgcatcttttaaagcatttcaaatattgcattaaaaaggcttgaataaaaatgtgtacattttttatctgattaattgataaatcatcagaataatcaatgattaaaataattcctCTACATTACCTGCATCTGTTCGCTGGTGAAGGGCCCGTAGATTTCAGACTTCTCTTCGTTCTCCCATTTGTATTCCCACATGACTTCATCACTCactaaaaaaatagaaataaattaatcaaaccAAGCAGAtatcaactaaaaataaagacaaacataaaaaaatatgacataatAACCTCTTTTGTCTTCCTCGTCTTTGTTTTCGGACTTTTCTCCAACCTTCTCGTCAAACTTGTCCCCAAACATGTCGAGCTCGTCGTCTTGCTTCTCACCGCCGCTCCGTTTCTGCTCCACCGCCGGCCGCTTGCTGGTCATGCTCTTCATCATGTACGCCAGTTTTTCATACGTCTGCTGGTAAATTTCAAACATCCCGGATCCGACCAGTCTGTCCGCCAACGCTGTGAGCCTGTCGAGCTTCTCCGTGTCCCGGTTAGGCTCCTCTGTGGGATCTTTGTCTTCCCCCAACTTCGCCTTCTTTCGTCCGCTGAGTCCTCCCAGCCTCCGGAGGGCGGTAGCGACCGTTTCTCCGGGTTGCAACAACTCAATTACGGCTTCGGTGAGCTGCTGCTGCGTTAAGGACGCCAGCGGATCCTCTGCCGGCtcggcctcctcttcctcctcatcttcctgGTCGGCCTGCTGctcttctctctgtttttcttcctcagcCTCGTCCTCATCGCCAGCTCTGCGTTTCCGTTTGGCTGCAaggcctttctttttttttttgaaaggttGCTCTTTTATTCTCACCTGCAAGAAAAGCCTTTTAGTACTTGTTGCAAATTGCTTCACTGGAAAaacaccaagtattttttgtctagtttctactgcaaatatctcagtacactggaaataaggcaaaactaacttacaagtaacttttcagcaacacatAGAAGCTTGTCTTAAGTCAATAATGCCTTAATATTCAAtggaaaagtactagttccattggcagattatttcatttatgtcACCATCGACAACAGACACTacgctgttacctagcaacaccagccAAGTCCAggccgtcacctagcaaccaaattctagttccactggcagattacttcacttattcaattcaatttaaaaatacttcaaccagtcccaaaggaaaattaaataagacattttccaaagttttaagtcaaataatctgccagtggaaccagaactttttcatcaatattcatTCATCAttacttaaacaagctcctatatcttgctgaaaattgaCTTCTacgttagttttttttcttatttacattgtactaagatatttgtgattttgcagtgttgtaaagtgtaaataaaccaaacataATGTTCTTTTATATCTAAATACCCAGTCTATGTTGTCAAGCCAGTTGTCTCTaatttgtgtttcctttttgaTGAAATAGTTTCCCTCGGAGTCAAAGTGTCCTTCTTGCATCTCTTCTTCCAGATTAAAAGGAGTAATGGAAACTCCTTCGTCGTAGTCAATTGTCGCTCCTTCTTGgcctaaaaaacaaagtttccattgacaaatcaaacaaattccAACTATTTTCTATAAGTTAAAGCAAAACCTTGcttttaataaactaaataatttaattaatttaagtttatttcatAGGAACAGACACAAATCAAcacagacaaactgaacaaaacagcaaccCCATGTTTGCATCATAGTGCTTATAGCAGAAGCTAATTCACAGCACTTGTCTCTAGCTGGGTTTTATAAACAGTACATCTAAAAACCAGTagaaagtgaaataataatcatttaaatagaatagaatagaagtactttattcatcccagcagggaaattacttcgcagttacagcatagagacaagacacaataataAGAATGAAGCatacaggtaaaagccagtaaattagaatattttgaaaaacttgatttatttcagtaattgcattcaaaaggtgtaacttgtacatcatatttattcattgcacacagactgatgcattcaaatgtttatttcatttaattttgatgatttgaagtggcaacaaatgaaaatccaaaattccgtgtgtcacaaaattagaatattacttaaggctaatacaaaaaagggattttttagaaatgttggccaactgaaaagtatgaaaatgaaaaatatgagcatgtacaatactcaatacttggttggagctccttttgcctcaattactgcattaatgcggCGTGGCATGGAGTCGATGAGTTTCTGGCACTGCTCAGGTGTTATGAGAGCCCAGGTTGCTCTGATAGTGGCCTTCAACTCTTCTGCGTTTTTGGGTCTGGCATTCTGcatcttccttttcacaataccccacagattttctatgggGCTAAGGTCAGGGGAGTTGGCTGGCCAATTTAGAACAGAAATACCATGGTCCGTAAACCAGGCACGGGTAGATTTTGCGCTGTGTGCAGGCGCCAAGTCCTGTTGGAACCTGAAATCTCCATCTCCATAGagcaggtcagcagcaggaagcatgaagtgctctaaaacttGCTGGTAGACGGCTGCGTTGACCCTGGATCTCAGGAAACAGAGTGGACCgccaccagcagatgacatggcaccccaaaccatcactgatggtGGAAACTTTACATTAGACTTCAGGCAACGTGGATCCTGTgcctctcctgtcttcctccagactctgggacctcgatttccaaaggaaatgcaaaatttgctttcgtCAGAAAACATGACCCAGGTGAGACGCTTTTCGCGCTGTTTCTTGGTCAACAGTGGCTTGACACGAGGTATGCGGCAGTTGAAACCCATGTCTTTCAAGCGTCTCTTGGTGGTGGATCTTGAAGCACTGACTCCAGCAGCTGTCCACTCCTTGTGAATCTCCCCCACATTtttgaatgggttttttttcacaatcttgACTAGGGCGCGGTGATCCCTATCGCTTGTACACTTTTTCTgaccacagtttttccttccctttgcctctctattaatgtgtttggacacagagctctgagaacagccagcctcttcagcaataaccttttgtgtctttccCTCCTTGTGCAATGTGTCGATGGTCGCCTTTTGGACAGCTGTCAAATCTGAAGTCTTCCCCATGTTTGTGTAGGCTTCAGAACTGGACTGAGAGACCATTTAAagccctttgcaggtgttttgagttaatcagctgattagtttGTGGCACCAGGTGTCTTCAAAATTTAACCCttacacaatattctaattttgtgacacacggaattttggattttcatttgttgccacttcaaatcatcaaaattaaatgaaataaacatttgaatgcatcagtctgtgtgcaatgaataaatatgatgtacaagttacaccttttgaatgcaattactgaaataaatcaagtttttcaaaatattctaatttactggcttttacctgtaCAGTGTTTTGCAAAGTTGCAAAAATTGTTATCAGCTTtcgcgctttagcattagcttctaaTAAATTCAATGATggtttagcactttagcattagcagaagtAGTGTTTCTCATTAGTGCTTTGGTGTTAACTTTTTAGTTAGCAATAGCAGTGGGTGATgtggatttaaagtttttttgcaatattttgtggtatattttattcataaaaggtacgggttccactggcagattatttcacatatagcaagacatttttccatgctacaagtgaaataatctgccagtggaactaaaactgagttgctaggtaacgggctaggcttggctgaggttgctaggtaacggcgacagtggaactaaaactttttcaccaatattaaggaattattttctaaacaagctcctatatcttgctgaaaagttacttgtaagttagttttgttttatttcaggtgtGCCAAGagctaaaaactagaccaaaaatactttgtaagattttgtgtttttgcagtgttggacTCTATTTAATAATTAGGTGATGTTTAAAAGCAATTActtgcactagattttatttaggggtagcAAAGTCAGGGGGGATGAATATAAACGCTTTGTAAcacataaaacagttttattcataagaaatttggttttctttccactctgacATGATGCTCCATTACATAAAATCCACTTACATTTGTacaaaaatgtgtgtgaaaGCTGAAGTgcttgaaaataattttgtaaaagtttcatttaaaatattcaacagcACCTACCCTCCACATCATCAGTGTCGAGAATATTGTATTTGCTGCTCTCTGCGCCGTCGCCGTCGTCCTCTTCATCGCTGTCCAGGGAGTGTTTACCTTTAAATCTGGAGCCTGGTCCACTGACAGCCTCAAAGTTTTGCTTCACCTGTGGggagaaaagcacaaaaacaattgttttatgaaagaaaaacatccaggttagcttatttatgaagcacattAAATACCTGCCAAAGAATCATGAAGCTAAAATAGGAGAGTTGTTCATTTTTCAGGTGATCAGAACAGAGCGGTTTTTAACTCGTCTTTTCCACTGCGGTAAACAAGCAGGAGTATCATATTTCTTACGCTCAGTCAAGCGAAACAATTTAAAATTCCTTTCCATCGTGTAAAATGTAACATGAACAGCTTCATTAGGCTGTAAGCGGTTTGGCTTCCAGTCAGACAGACATTCAAGTTCTGTTAACTGAAAGCTAAGTTTAGACATGCCCGTAAATAGACTAAGCCACACATCTGATTTACAGCCACAGAGAAATCTGATATAAATTCACTGTGGTGTATAGTATTGCGCAAAAGTTTTAAAGctctcaaatttatttttaattttttactttgattttacaGAGGCAACAGCTCTCTAGACGGTTTttgacagttttctttttaaaattattttctgttcagttcttCTACTTGACATTAAGAGAACGGTGGAAATGTATCCCTTGCTATataattttgtacatttttaaagaaaattgatCCAATCACTGAACCTTGAGGTACTCCATAT
This window encodes:
- the cd2bp2 gene encoding CD2 antigen cytoplasmic tail-binding protein 2, yielding MSKRKVTFEDGNGELDLEDDGLSKKVKQNFEAVSGPGSRFKGKHSLDSDEEDDGDGAESSKYNILDTDDVEGQEGATIDYDEGVSITPFNLEEEMQEGHFDSEGNYFIKKETQIRDNWLDNIDWVRIKEQPFKKKKKGLAAKRKRRAGDEDEAEEEKQREEQQADQEDEEEEEAEPAEDPLASLTQQQLTEAVIELLQPGETVATALRRLGGLSGRKKAKLGEDKDPTEEPNRDTEKLDRLTALADRLVGSGMFEIYQQTYEKLAYMMKSMTSKRPAVEQKRSGGEKQDDELDMFGDKFDEKVGEKSENKDEEDKRVSDEVMWEYKWENEEKSEIYGPFTSEQMQGWVDEGYFSSGVYCRRVDQGGSQFYNSKRIDFDLYT